A single Ignisphaera cupida DNA region contains:
- a CDS encoding P-loop NTPase, with product MVMRIDIENLRSVKNVVAVMSGKGGVGKSFVSAALAIALKELGYGVAILDADVHGPSIPWILGAESGFMGATVEGYITPLEVNGIAIASFELLLDRRESPIVWRGPLKTRAIIELVSKTKWGFRDFIIVDMPPGTGDEHLTIAQSLKPFVKGAILVLTPGDLVAHVVKKAEEFVRISGIRLLGAVVNMAYFKCPVCGTIHKIFGEYRVEGVNILAEIPIKPELSQALNEGRLIDYLKNDDKELLKIFTEAAKTIASMLQSA from the coding sequence ATGGTGATGCGTATAGACATTGAGAATCTGAGGAGTGTAAAAAATGTTGTTGCTGTTATGAGTGGTAAGGGTGGTGTTGGAAAATCATTTGTTTCAGCAGCCTTGGCCATAGCTTTGAAGGAGCTTGGCTATGGCGTTGCTATTCTCGATGCCGATGTTCATGGCCCTAGTATTCCATGGATTTTGGGTGCTGAATCTGGTTTTATGGGTGCTACTGTAGAGGGTTATATAACACCTTTGGAGGTTAACGGCATTGCAATAGCCTCTTTCGAGCTTTTGCTAGATAGAAGGGAAAGCCCAATTGTATGGAGAGGACCTCTTAAAACAAGAGCTATAATCGAGCTGGTTTCAAAAACTAAATGGGGTTTTAGAGACTTTATAATTGTTGATATGCCTCCTGGAACAGGTGATGAGCATTTAACAATTGCTCAATCGCTTAAACCGTTTGTGAAAGGAGCTATTCTAGTTTTAACACCAGGTGATTTAGTTGCTCACGTAGTTAAAAAAGCTGAGGAGTTTGTGCGGATATCTGGAATAAGGCTTCTAGGAGCAGTTGTGAACATGGCTTATTTCAAGTGCCCAGTTTGTGGAACTATCCACAAAATCTTTGGTGAATACAGAGTAGAGGGGGTTAATATACTTGCTGAAATACCTATAAAACCAGAGCTTTCACAAGCATTAAACGAGGGGAGACTCATAGACTATTTGAAAAATGATGACAAAGAGCTTCTTAAGATATTTACAGAAGCTGCAAAAACAATTGCATCAATGCTTCAATCAGCATAG
- a CDS encoding formylmethanofuran dehydrogenase subunit A has protein sequence MEILIRNGIVFDPLNNIKGEVMDIAIKNGKIVDPKEIDESKAVVVDAKNKVVMAGGIDIHSHIAGPKVNVGRMIRPEDHYLTNKPHKLPYTRAETGLTVPNAYRIGYGYARLGYTFVVEPATPPIKTRHTHHELNSIPIIDKAAYVLVDSNWIVLDLIKEGKKDLLVAYLAWLLYATKTYSLKLVDPGSDVAWVLRGRGIDIDEEIPFYGITPKEIITAVAEAAQVINIPHKVHIHCNRLGYPGNYVTTLKTMTLSESVKRLAPGPAMHITHVQFTGYKGDSWATLESGGEEIAKELNRNPNATLDLGQVILGRPATTMTADAPFEFVLYHLTRWKWASSDTEIDSASGIVPYRYRKKSYVNTIQWVIGLEIALLANDLWRVFITTDHPNAGTFFDYPKIFAWLVSKKAREDTMKEVNQRALRKSVLPSIDREYSLYDIAIVTRASPAKLLGVESFKGHLGIGADADVAIYDINPNEVDISKNYDVFIKAFSRAWMVIKSGEIVVKEGEVVKTVYGKTFYVKPEIPEDVEKNLMSYLEPAFKQYYTVALDNFVIGKHEIRNPFEVSIKTHLR, from the coding sequence ATGGAGATTCTCATAAGAAATGGTATTGTGTTTGATCCTCTAAATAATATTAAAGGAGAGGTTATGGATATAGCCATTAAAAATGGTAAAATTGTTGATCCAAAAGAAATTGATGAAAGCAAAGCAGTTGTTGTAGATGCTAAGAATAAGGTTGTTATGGCTGGTGGAATAGATATTCACTCTCACATAGCAGGGCCTAAGGTTAATGTTGGTAGAATGATAAGACCAGAGGACCACTACCTAACTAATAAGCCACACAAGCTTCCATACACAAGAGCTGAAACAGGGCTTACAGTTCCAAATGCCTATAGAATTGGATATGGATATGCAAGACTTGGATACACATTTGTTGTTGAACCAGCTACACCACCTATAAAAACAAGGCATACACACCATGAACTAAACAGTATTCCAATAATTGATAAAGCAGCATATGTTTTGGTGGATTCTAACTGGATTGTTCTAGACCTTATAAAGGAAGGTAAAAAAGATTTGCTTGTAGCCTACTTGGCATGGCTGCTATATGCCACAAAAACGTATTCTCTAAAGCTTGTTGACCCTGGTTCTGATGTTGCATGGGTTCTCAGGGGAAGGGGTATCGATATTGATGAGGAAATACCATTCTATGGCATTACACCAAAAGAAATAATAACAGCTGTTGCTGAAGCAGCTCAAGTAATAAACATTCCTCACAAAGTACACATTCACTGTAACAGGCTTGGTTATCCAGGAAACTATGTAACAACGTTGAAGACCATGACTCTTTCAGAGTCTGTGAAAAGGTTAGCTCCTGGGCCAGCAATGCACATAACGCATGTTCAGTTTACTGGCTACAAGGGGGATTCGTGGGCAACGCTGGAGAGTGGTGGTGAGGAAATAGCTAAGGAGCTTAACAGAAATCCGAATGCGACTCTAGACCTTGGGCAGGTTATTCTCGGCAGACCTGCTACAACAATGACTGCGGATGCCCCATTTGAGTTTGTGTTGTATCATTTAACTAGGTGGAAGTGGGCTAGCTCAGATACAGAAATTGATTCAGCATCTGGCATAGTTCCATATAGATATAGGAAGAAGAGCTATGTCAATACAATTCAGTGGGTTATTGGCTTGGAGATAGCTCTTCTAGCAAATGATTTGTGGAGAGTTTTTATAACAACTGATCATCCAAATGCTGGAACATTCTTTGACTATCCAAAGATTTTCGCATGGCTTGTAAGCAAAAAAGCTAGGGAGGACACTATGAAGGAGGTTAACCAAAGAGCTTTGAGAAAATCTGTTTTGCCATCAATAGATAGAGAGTATAGCCTATACGACATAGCCATAGTTACTAGAGCATCGCCTGCAAAGCTTCTTGGTGTAGAGAGTTTCAAAGGGCATTTGGGTATTGGTGCTGATGCCGATGTTGCTATATACGATATTAATCCAAATGAGGTTGACATATCCAAAAACTATGATGTTTTCATCAAAGCATTTAGCAGAGCGTGGATGGTTATAAAGAGTGGTGAAATTGTTGTTAAAGAGGGTGAGGTGGTTAAAACAGTTTATGGAAAAACATTCTATGTCAAGCCAGAGATTCCAGAAGATGTTGAAAAGAATTTGATGAGTTATCTGGAACCTGCATTCAAACAGTACTACACAGTTGCATTAGACAACTTCGTTATTGGGAAACACGAGATTAGAAATCCATTTGAAGTATCTATTAAAACACATCTCAGGTGA
- a CDS encoding formylmethanofuran dehydrogenase subunit B: MQKTFVLVTGRSIAQGMWMESEGKWSSKYGDAVAYAEMNPEDIKTLGVKDLVKIVTDHGSVVLPVKASEKVGKGSIFIPMGPWANFVVDSDTDGTGIPYFKSTKARVEPAQEPKTTLQEILKSLGAKVPEVPMIDLEVKSGEKRVVKNVTCPFCGDLCDYLTIEVDGTRIVRNVGGCSISIAKFLNYHKHRILKPYVRDGNRFVESDLENAIEKAAKILVNSKYPLIYGLSNTCVEAIDVAVEIAEILHGAIDNTSVVCHGPTILAAQEVGTVTPTFAPVLHLADVIVFWGSNPREAHQNHIARLITSKGRFVEGRKQRKIIVIDVRKTMSAELADIFIQVEPGKDLELLTALRMAIRDLEIEAPTVAGVPREKILELAEILRTARYGVIFFGMGLTQNDARYKNIEMAIKLVQELNEWTKWVLLPMRGHYNVTGANHVLLWNTGYPYSVDFARGFPRMFVGVTSATDLLANGDVDAALIIASDPAAHFPRKAVEHLSKIPVIVVDAKWSLTTSFADIVIPVGLTGIECEGTAYRMDGVPIYMRKVLDPPQGVLCDKNVLEMLLEKIKEFKGLAK; this comes from the coding sequence ATGCAGAAAACATTTGTTTTAGTAACTGGCAGATCTATTGCTCAAGGAATGTGGATGGAGAGCGAGGGTAAGTGGTCAAGCAAATACGGAGATGCAGTTGCCTATGCAGAGATGAATCCAGAGGATATAAAAACGCTTGGTGTAAAGGACTTAGTTAAGATAGTAACAGATCATGGATCAGTTGTGCTACCTGTGAAGGCTAGTGAGAAAGTTGGTAAAGGATCAATATTCATACCAATGGGCCCCTGGGCAAACTTTGTAGTTGATTCTGATACTGATGGAACTGGAATACCATATTTCAAAAGCACTAAAGCAAGAGTGGAGCCTGCTCAAGAACCAAAAACAACTTTGCAAGAAATTTTAAAGAGTCTTGGAGCCAAGGTTCCAGAGGTTCCCATGATAGATCTTGAGGTGAAATCTGGCGAAAAAAGAGTTGTGAAAAATGTTACATGCCCGTTTTGCGGGGATTTGTGTGATTATCTAACAATAGAAGTTGATGGAACGAGAATTGTTAGAAATGTTGGTGGATGCTCCATATCCATAGCAAAGTTTCTTAATTATCATAAACACAGAATTTTAAAGCCTTATGTAAGAGATGGGAATAGGTTTGTTGAATCTGATTTGGAGAACGCTATTGAGAAAGCAGCTAAAATTCTTGTGAACTCCAAATATCCTTTGATATATGGACTTTCAAATACATGCGTAGAAGCAATTGATGTAGCTGTTGAAATTGCTGAGATTCTCCATGGAGCTATAGACAACACATCTGTTGTTTGCCATGGGCCAACAATTCTAGCTGCTCAAGAGGTTGGAACAGTTACACCAACATTTGCACCAGTGCTTCACCTAGCAGATGTTATAGTTTTTTGGGGTAGCAATCCTAGAGAGGCTCATCAAAACCACATTGCAAGACTTATTACGTCAAAGGGTAGATTTGTTGAGGGCAGGAAGCAAAGAAAGATTATCGTAATTGATGTTAGAAAAACTATGAGTGCAGAACTTGCAGATATTTTCATACAGGTTGAGCCTGGGAAAGACCTGGAGCTTTTAACAGCTTTGAGAATGGCTATAAGGGATTTGGAGATTGAAGCTCCTACTGTAGCTGGTGTTCCAAGGGAGAAGATACTGGAGCTTGCAGAGATTTTGAGAACAGCTAGATATGGTGTTATATTCTTTGGCATGGGGCTTACACAAAACGATGCCAGATATAAAAACATTGAAATGGCCATAAAGCTTGTTCAAGAACTCAATGAATGGACAAAGTGGGTTCTCTTGCCAATGAGAGGACACTACAATGTTACAGGAGCAAACCATGTTCTGCTGTGGAATACTGGTTATCCATATTCAGTTGATTTTGCAAGAGGCTTTCCAAGAATGTTTGTGGGAGTAACATCAGCAACAGATCTTCTAGCAAATGGAGATGTTGATGCTGCTTTAATAATAGCCTCAGATCCTGCTGCCCACTTCCCAAGAAAAGCTGTTGAGCACTTATCAAAAATACCTGTAATAGTAGTTGACGCCAAGTGGTCTTTAACAACATCATTCGCAGATATAGTTATACCTGTAGGATTAACAGGAATAGAGTGTGAGGGAACTGCCTACAGAATGGATGGGGTTCCAATATACATGAGAAAGGTTTTGGATCCTCCACAGGGTGTGTTATGCGATAAAAATGTTCTTGAAATGCTTCTTGAAAAAATTAAGGAGTTTAAGGGGTTGGCAAAGTGA
- the mch gene encoding methenyltetrahydromethanopterin cyclohydrolase — protein sequence MTSSHTFPKPMNKIAANIVSDAISREKELGIITTKIGGATVVDAGVKTRGSLEAGLIVSRICLGGLASVTLTGVQLDHVFLPAVQVSTDYPVESCMASQLAGWRIQVKDFFANGSGPARALARKPKKLFDYLGYSEQSDEAVLVLETDRYPSEDVVAYISSETKVLPQNLYLVLVSPASIAGSVQVSARIVETGIFKLHSIGYDIKTIRYGFGVCPVAPLHPDPLVMAGRTNDMLLYGGSTFYMVEFDDDEKLRGFVEKAPSLASKDYGKSFTELVKIYGWDFLYKVDPQIFAPAVIAVNNVKTGSIFKAGVINMEILRKALY from the coding sequence ATGACAAGTTCACACACTTTTCCAAAGCCAATGAATAAAATAGCTGCAAACATAGTTTCAGATGCTATCTCAAGAGAGAAGGAGCTTGGAATAATCACTACAAAAATTGGTGGAGCTACAGTAGTTGATGCAGGTGTGAAGACTCGTGGAAGTTTGGAGGCAGGTCTAATTGTTTCCCGAATATGTCTTGGCGGATTAGCATCAGTAACATTAACTGGTGTGCAGCTAGACCACGTGTTTTTGCCAGCTGTTCAGGTTTCCACAGATTATCCAGTTGAATCCTGCATGGCATCTCAGCTTGCTGGCTGGAGAATTCAAGTGAAAGACTTTTTTGCAAATGGTAGTGGACCTGCAAGAGCATTGGCTAGAAAACCAAAGAAACTATTCGATTACCTTGGCTACTCAGAGCAATCAGATGAGGCTGTGCTTGTTCTAGAAACAGATCGATACCCATCTGAAGATGTTGTTGCATATATATCTAGCGAAACCAAGGTTTTGCCACAAAACCTTTACCTAGTTCTTGTATCACCAGCTAGCATAGCTGGAAGTGTGCAAGTTAGTGCTAGAATAGTTGAAACAGGTATATTCAAACTGCATAGCATAGGCTATGACATAAAAACAATTCGATATGGCTTTGGAGTATGCCCAGTAGCACCACTACATCCAGATCCACTTGTAATGGCTGGTAGAACCAATGATATGCTTCTCTACGGAGGCTCAACATTTTACATGGTCGAGTTTGATGATGATGAGAAGCTAAGAGGATTTGTGGAGAAAGCCCCAAGCTTAGCATCGAAAGACTATGGAAAATCGTTTACAGAACTTGTGAAGATCTATGGATGGGACTTTCTATATAAAGTAGATCCACAAATATTTGCACCAGCAGTAATAGCTGTAAACAATGTGAAAACAGGCTCCATATTCAAGGCAGGAGTTATAAACATGGAAATTCTTAGAAAAGCGCTATATTAA
- a CDS encoding methylene-tetrahydromethanopterin dehydrogenase N-terminal domain-containing protein — MSSQQPKIVFLFLDTDKHVSPFEPLMVADLFPDAHILLYSNVEPADAQRIVQDAMFPRGPKGVRYTKMFVGGYDVEKVEKIVEVIKKTMFPPFEFAVVVDPRGSNTTAAAAVAKMYQICVKHGFGDFKNKNVAILAGTGPVGVAAAVMFGMEGAKVFVTSRSMEKAVAVANRVNKELGAEVVTGVKAHTQDEMCKAIENADLVLATGAAGVRLLNLETLRNCGKRVKVVADVNAVPPTGVEGLDPNDDDKEILPGVYGVGALRIGTLKNKVLAELFKRAVESAKGIFEYKEAWSVAKQLIAK, encoded by the coding sequence ATGTCTTCACAACAACCAAAAATAGTGTTTCTATTTTTAGACACCGATAAGCATGTAAGTCCATTTGAACCATTGATGGTTGCTGATCTCTTTCCAGATGCACATATTTTGCTGTATAGCAATGTGGAGCCTGCTGATGCTCAGAGAATAGTTCAAGACGCTATGTTTCCAAGAGGTCCAAAGGGTGTTAGATACACAAAGATGTTTGTTGGTGGATATGATGTTGAGAAAGTTGAGAAAATTGTTGAGGTAATTAAAAAAACTATGTTTCCACCATTCGAATTTGCTGTTGTTGTCGATCCCCGTGGTTCTAACACAACTGCTGCTGCAGCTGTTGCTAAGATGTATCAGATTTGTGTAAAGCATGGCTTTGGAGATTTCAAAAACAAAAACGTTGCTATTCTTGCTGGTACTGGCCCTGTTGGAGTAGCAGCTGCTGTGATGTTTGGTATGGAAGGTGCAAAAGTTTTTGTAACTTCTCGCAGCATGGAGAAAGCTGTTGCTGTTGCGAATAGAGTTAATAAGGAGCTTGGGGCTGAGGTAGTCACTGGTGTTAAGGCGCATACACAAGACGAGATGTGTAAAGCTATAGAAAATGCTGATTTAGTTCTAGCAACTGGGGCTGCGGGTGTAAGGCTGCTGAATTTAGAGACTCTTAGAAACTGTGGTAAAAGGGTTAAAGTTGTTGCTGATGTTAATGCTGTTCCACCAACTGGTGTAGAGGGTTTGGATCCAAATGATGATGACAAAGAGATTTTGCCTGGGGTTTACGGTGTTGGTGCTTTGAGAATAGGTACACTAAAGAATAAGGTTCTTGCAGAGTTGTTTAAGCGTGCTGTAGAGTCTGCCAAGGGAATCTTTGAATATAAAGAGGCTTGGAGTGTTGCAAAACAGTTGATAGCGAAGTAA
- the fhcD gene encoding formylmethanofuran--tetrahydromethanopterin N-formyltransferase has protein sequence MLQLGSVVVEDTFAEAFPMYATRIIVTAKSFKWALTAARVATGFGTSVIASPGECGIETLLSPRITPDSRPGVAIQIYHTDPANLKLVTIARVGQCILTAPTTAAFNGLPKAKRKMGVGKALAKFGDGFEKEDVLGNRKIWRIPVMEGEFIVEDSFGVVKAVAGGNILILARNSEAGLQAAEKAVKAIRKYVRGVVTPFPGGIVRSGSKVGSLKYPKLRATTNHLYCPVLKGVVKDSRIPPEVNSVYEIVINGLRKEYVLKAMGVAIKAASTVPGVVKIDAGNYGGKLGPYHLHLKEALEIVKDIDVRV, from the coding sequence TTGCTTCAGCTAGGCTCTGTAGTAGTTGAGGATACATTTGCTGAAGCATTTCCCATGTACGCAACAAGAATTATTGTAACCGCAAAGAGCTTTAAATGGGCTTTAACAGCTGCTAGAGTTGCAACTGGTTTTGGAACATCGGTTATTGCATCTCCTGGTGAATGTGGCATAGAAACACTTCTATCTCCGAGAATAACCCCTGATTCAAGACCTGGTGTAGCTATTCAAATATATCACACGGATCCTGCGAACCTCAAACTAGTTACAATTGCTAGAGTTGGTCAATGCATATTAACAGCCCCAACAACAGCAGCATTCAACGGTTTGCCAAAGGCGAAAAGAAAAATGGGTGTTGGAAAGGCATTGGCGAAGTTTGGTGATGGTTTTGAGAAAGAGGATGTGCTTGGCAATAGAAAGATTTGGAGAATTCCAGTTATGGAGGGCGAGTTCATAGTTGAAGATAGCTTTGGGGTTGTAAAAGCTGTTGCAGGTGGAAACATACTCATTCTTGCAAGAAATAGCGAGGCTGGGCTTCAAGCAGCTGAAAAAGCTGTTAAAGCTATTAGGAAATATGTGAGAGGTGTTGTAACACCTTTCCCAGGTGGAATAGTTAGATCAGGTTCTAAAGTAGGTTCTTTGAAATATCCAAAGCTTAGAGCAACAACAAACCACCTGTATTGCCCTGTTCTCAAAGGTGTTGTGAAAGATTCTAGAATTCCACCAGAGGTCAATAGTGTGTATGAAATTGTTATAAATGGATTGAGGAAAGAATATGTACTTAAGGCAATGGGTGTAGCAATAAAAGCTGCTTCAACTGTTCCAGGTGTTGTTAAAATAGATGCTGGTAACTATGGTGGTAAACTAGGTCCCTACCATCTTCACTTGAAAGAGGCTTTGGAAATAGTTAAAGATATTGATGTGAGGGTTTAG
- a CDS encoding formylmethanofuran dehydrogenase subunit C: MSYVLKLVSTPKVLIDARSISPNKFAGKSLDEIRKLRILEGGAEATLDTLFSVDGPSKASQDPNSIEIIIENSSNKLCFIGYKMSGGKIVVKGDVGHFTGYKMSNGSIIVHGSARNYLGCKMRGGSIEVFGDVGHRAGGKLHGEKSGKGMRGGTIVIHGNAGSYLGWGAGGGAIIVDGNAKNFAGADITSGTIVVKGSAGIYPGFGMSGGRVVVGGRVEAMSPSFYIDSIVPSLKVRGISFNKPFATFIGDVLSSGRGVLQISYEDNKNIIDVYKQFLEESI; encoded by the coding sequence GTGAGCTATGTTCTAAAGCTTGTTTCAACACCAAAAGTTTTGATTGACGCTAGAAGCATTTCCCCAAACAAGTTTGCTGGTAAAAGCCTAGATGAGATTAGAAAACTAAGGATTTTAGAGGGTGGAGCTGAAGCAACTCTAGATACTCTATTCAGTGTTGATGGACCTTCAAAAGCATCTCAAGACCCAAACTCAATTGAGATAATCATTGAGAATAGCTCAAACAAGCTTTGCTTTATAGGATACAAGATGAGTGGTGGCAAAATAGTTGTTAAAGGTGATGTTGGACACTTTACAGGATATAAAATGAGCAATGGATCCATAATTGTGCATGGCTCTGCTAGAAACTATCTTGGTTGTAAAATGCGTGGAGGATCTATTGAGGTTTTTGGTGATGTTGGGCATAGAGCTGGTGGCAAACTCCACGGGGAGAAGTCTGGAAAGGGTATGAGGGGAGGAACAATAGTTATTCACGGCAATGCTGGTTCATATCTTGGTTGGGGGGCTGGAGGTGGTGCAATAATTGTTGATGGAAATGCGAAAAACTTTGCTGGTGCAGACATTACCAGTGGAACAATTGTTGTTAAAGGCAGTGCTGGTATATACCCAGGTTTTGGCATGTCTGGTGGTAGAGTTGTTGTTGGTGGTAGGGTGGAGGCAATGTCACCAAGTTTCTACATAGATTCTATAGTTCCTTCTCTAAAAGTTAGGGGAATATCGTTTAACAAACCCTTTGCTACGTTTATAGGTGATGTGCTTTCTAGTGGAAGAGGAGTTTTGCAAATATCTTACGAAGACAATAAAAATATTATAGATGTGTATAAACAGTTTTTGGAGGAGTCTATATGA